DNA from Candidatus Cloacimonadota bacterium:
AATTGGGAACCAAAATCAATGATTAAAATCATTTTTTTCCTGTGTCGTAAATACTGACCGGATTGTGTTTTCTTTCGTGGCGGATGGTTGTAGCACCGGCGTGGCCTGGGAAAACTTTAGTTTTTTGGGGAAGTGTAAGCAATTTTTCATTAATGCTATGAATTATGGTTGCCTCGTTGCTAAAGGGAAGATCGGTTCTTCCCAAACTTTCAAAAAATAATGTATCTCCGCTAAAAAGTTTTCCGTCTCCCAACAGGCAAATGCAACCTTCAGAATGCCCGGGAGTGTGAATTACTTTTAACGAGGAATTGCCAAATAGAATTTGCTGCCCATCATTCAGCAAAATATCGGCTGGGGGAGATGTGATTGGAAATTCGAACATAGCACTCAAATTTTTTTGTGGGTCGAGAAGCATTTCGGCATCGTTTTGATGAATACAAATTTCTGCTTTGGTAAGTTCTTTCAGTTGCCTATTTGCTCCGATGTGGTCTCCGTGTCCGTGTGTGTTGATTATATATTTAATTTTTAAACCAAGTCGTAAGGCTTCCTCATAAATGAAATCACCCCTATTGGAGGGATCAATA
Protein-coding regions in this window:
- a CDS encoding MBL fold metallo-hydrolase: MLVKKMVLLENFETNTYLVWDKETKSCVVIDPSNRGDFIYEEALRLGLKIKYIINTHGHGDHIGANRQLKELTKAEICIHQNDAEMLLDPQKNLSAMFEFPITSPPADILLNDGQQILFGNSSLKVIHTPGHSEGCICLLGDGKLFSGDTLFFESLGRTDLPFSNEATIIHSINEKLLTLPQKTKVFPGHAGATTIRHERKHNPVSIYDTGKK